One region of Bosea sp. 29B genomic DNA includes:
- a CDS encoding dihydrodipicolinate synthase family protein, whose product MPLTTEASGVFPIAPTPFNPDGSVDWTSADRLFEFYHGIGSDGVTVLGIMGEAPKLEPEESIGLVKRAVAKMGGKPIIVGVSAPGFAAMRSLARQVMELGAGGVMIAPPTNLRTDDQITGYYAQAVEAIGTDIPFVIQDYPLTLSVVMTPAVIRKIIQDNPSCVMLKHEDWPGLEKISALRKFEVEGSLRRVAILTGNGGLFLDFEMERGADGANTGYAFPELLIDVVKAGKAGRRDDAHDIFDAHLPLLRYEQQQGVGLAVRKYVMMKRGILASDAQRKPGPGLTAAAKAEVDYLLGRLAKHDPRAKI is encoded by the coding sequence ATGCCTTTGACCACCGAAGCCTCCGGCGTCTTCCCGATCGCGCCGACCCCGTTCAACCCGGATGGCAGCGTCGACTGGACCTCGGCCGACCGGCTCTTCGAGTTCTACCATGGCATCGGCTCGGACGGTGTCACCGTACTCGGTATCATGGGCGAGGCGCCCAAGCTCGAGCCGGAGGAATCGATCGGCCTGGTCAAGCGTGCGGTCGCGAAGATGGGCGGCAAGCCGATCATTGTCGGTGTGTCCGCCCCCGGCTTTGCGGCGATGCGCTCGCTGGCGCGGCAGGTGATGGAATTGGGCGCCGGCGGCGTGATGATCGCCCCGCCGACGAACCTGCGCACCGACGACCAGATCACCGGCTATTACGCGCAGGCGGTCGAAGCGATCGGCACGGATATTCCCTTCGTCATCCAGGATTACCCACTGACGCTTTCGGTGGTGATGACGCCGGCCGTGATCCGCAAGATCATCCAGGACAACCCCTCCTGCGTGATGCTGAAGCATGAGGACTGGCCGGGCCTCGAGAAGATCTCGGCGCTGCGCAAGTTCGAGGTCGAAGGCTCGCTGCGTCGCGTCGCGATCCTGACCGGCAATGGCGGGCTCTTCCTCGATTTCGAGATGGAGCGCGGCGCCGACGGCGCCAATACCGGCTACGCCTTCCCGGAGCTGCTGATCGACGTGGTCAAGGCCGGTAAGGCCGGCCGCCGCGACGATGCCCACGACATCTTCGACGCGCATCTGCCGCTGCTGCGCTATGAGCAGCAGCAGGGCGTCGGCCTTGCCGTGCGCAAATATGTGATGATGAAGCGCGGCATCCTGGCGAGCGACGCCCAACGCAAGCCGGGCCCCGGCCTGACCGCTGCCGCCAAGGCCGAGGTCGACTACCTGCTCGGCCGCCTCGCCAAGCACGATCCGCGCGCCAAGATCTGA
- a CDS encoding fumarylacetoacetate hydrolase family protein, with the protein MSSYVIDQPKVAAIPVAGGGLFPVRRIFCVGRNYAEHTREMGGDPDREEPFFFTKPSDAVLTGGADMPYPPKTADLHHEMELVVAIGKGGKDITEADALSHVFGYAAGFDMTRRDLQGAAKKAGKPWDMGKGFDSSAPIGEIVPAAKVSHPDKGLIELKVNGTVRQSSDLAKMIWNVPETIAYLSNFVTLAPGDLIMTGTPEGVAAVVKGDLLEGVIAGVGTVRTRIV; encoded by the coding sequence ATGTCCAGCTATGTCATCGACCAGCCGAAGGTCGCCGCCATCCCGGTGGCCGGTGGCGGGCTCTTCCCGGTGCGCCGCATCTTCTGCGTTGGCCGCAATTACGCCGAGCACACACGCGAAATGGGCGGCGATCCCGATCGCGAGGAGCCGTTCTTCTTCACCAAGCCGTCAGACGCCGTGCTGACCGGCGGTGCTGACATGCCTTATCCGCCCAAGACCGCCGATCTCCATCACGAGATGGAGCTGGTCGTCGCGATCGGTAAGGGCGGCAAGGACATTACTGAAGCCGACGCTCTCTCCCATGTTTTCGGTTATGCCGCCGGCTTCGACATGACCCGCCGCGACCTGCAAGGCGCTGCCAAGAAGGCCGGCAAGCCCTGGGACATGGGTAAGGGCTTCGACTCTTCCGCGCCGATCGGCGAGATCGTCCCTGCCGCCAAGGTCAGCCATCCCGATAAGGGCCTGATCGAGCTCAAGGTCAACGGCACGGTCCGCCAGAGCTCGGACCTCGCCAAGATGATCTGGAACGTGCCTGAGACGATCGCCTATCTCTCCAATTTCGTCACGCTGGCGCCCGGCGACCTGATCATGACCGGCACGCCGGAGGGCGTCGCCGCCGTCGTCAAGGGCGATCTGCTCGAAGGCGTCATCGCCGGCGTCGGCACCGTCCGCACCAGGATCGTCTGA
- a CDS encoding Lrp/AsnC family transcriptional regulator, which translates to MDAIDRKILTVLQADSNISIAELADRVGLSQTPCWKRIQRLEQTGVIIKRVALVAPEKIGLGLTVFVQIETADHSGPWLEKFAQSVAAMPEVIEFYRMAGDVDYMLRVVVADMAAYDTFYKKLIETIPLKNVTSRFAMERIKATTAYKVPDLPKAS; encoded by the coding sequence ATGGACGCCATTGATCGCAAGATTCTGACCGTGCTGCAGGCAGACTCCAATATCTCGATTGCGGAGCTCGCCGATCGGGTCGGGCTGTCGCAGACTCCATGCTGGAAGCGCATCCAGCGCCTCGAGCAGACCGGGGTGATCATCAAGCGCGTCGCCCTCGTCGCGCCCGAGAAGATCGGATTGGGGCTCACCGTCTTCGTCCAGATCGAGACGGCCGATCATTCCGGGCCCTGGCTGGAGAAGTTCGCGCAGAGCGTCGCGGCCATGCCGGAGGTGATCGAGTTCTACCGGATGGCCGGCGATGTCGATTACATGCTGCGCGTCGTCGTCGCCGACATGGCCGCCTACGACACCTTCTACAAGAAGCTGATCGAGACGATCCCGCTCAAGAACGTCACCTCGCGCTTCGCCATGGAGCGGATCAAGGCGACGACCGCCTACAAGGTGCCGGATCTGCCGAAGGCGTCGTAG
- a CDS encoding ABC transporter substrate-binding protein: protein MDRRQFLLAGSSLAATLPFGARAQEAVAARIGYIPVIGTAPIFVASGEGWLKQAGITPTFTVFESGPNMIQALASGTIDLYVAGVAPLAVARSRGVDIRVVASTATGENVFVAAPALAKFFTTGTSAAAAFKAHKAATGKPARLATQPAGSVPNTVLQYWLWEVAKADKSDVEIVPMGIDATQQAVLAGAVEGAIVREPALTIIQTRNPGIKLIAGGEDVFPGQPGTVVAVSGAFATKNAAAVQGLVSGLVKAADVLIKAPAKAAPHVGAALGKGIVDPALIEKALTSPATRFEIDPRKIIEPARAMQAYQVKLGSLEKELPFDGLFETQYYERAIKG, encoded by the coding sequence ATGGACCGCCGCCAGTTCCTGCTTGCCGGCTCGTCGCTCGCCGCCACGCTGCCGTTTGGCGCTCGCGCCCAGGAGGCGGTCGCGGCTCGGATCGGCTACATCCCGGTCATCGGCACCGCCCCGATCTTCGTCGCCAGTGGCGAGGGTTGGCTGAAGCAGGCCGGCATCACCCCGACATTCACGGTGTTCGAATCCGGCCCGAACATGATCCAGGCGCTCGCCTCGGGCACGATCGACCTTTATGTCGCCGGCGTCGCCCCGCTCGCCGTCGCCCGCTCGCGCGGCGTCGACATCCGCGTCGTCGCCTCGACCGCGACCGGCGAGAACGTCTTCGTCGCCGCGCCTGCTCTGGCGAAGTTCTTCACCACCGGTACCAGCGCGGCCGCCGCCTTCAAGGCGCACAAGGCCGCGACCGGCAAGCCGGCGCGCCTCGCCACCCAGCCGGCCGGCTCGGTGCCCAACACAGTGCTGCAATACTGGCTCTGGGAGGTCGCCAAGGCTGACAAAAGCGATGTCGAGATCGTGCCGATGGGCATCGACGCGACCCAGCAGGCGGTGCTCGCCGGCGCCGTCGAAGGCGCGATCGTACGCGAGCCGGCTCTCACCATCATCCAGACCCGCAACCCCGGCATCAAGCTGATCGCCGGCGGCGAGGACGTCTTCCCCGGCCAGCCCGGCACGGTCGTCGCCGTCTCCGGCGCCTTCGCCACCAAGAATGCCGCCGCCGTGCAAGGACTGGTCTCCGGCCTGGTCAAGGCCGCCGATGTCCTGATCAAGGCGCCGGCGAAGGCTGCCCCCCATGTCGGGGCTGCGCTCGGGAAGGGCATCGTCGACCCTGCTCTGATCGAGAAGGCGTTGACCTCGCCGGCGACCCGCTTCGAGATCGATCCGCGCAAGATCATCGAGCCGGCCCGCGCCATGCAGGCCTATCAGGTCAAGCTTGGCTCGCTCGAGAAGGAACTTCCGTTCGACGGCCTGTTCGAGACGCAGTATTACGAGCGCGCGATCAAGGGCTGA
- a CDS encoding ABC transporter permease, whose product MRSLRAPALALTGLVAFLLLWEAIPYFGLVNPAFLPGPSALPSAFLREVKSGAWLSAIMGSLGHYFIGLFTGAGLGIALGVFTGMSRIAEETTAWVVRLLRPIPGLAWVPFAIIWFGVNPQAAVFIIAIGVFWIVFFAAQGAIRGVDRDLIEVADAFGFRSPLQRLSKILLPAALPGILIGVRTALGQAWMAVVAAEIFGVAGVGQRMMQASSLLATDLVVIYMLTMAALYGLLDTLFVAFQGWVLRWKA is encoded by the coding sequence TTGCGTTCACTTCGGGCTCCGGCCCTTGCCCTGACGGGCCTCGTCGCCTTCCTCCTGCTGTGGGAGGCGATTCCCTATTTCGGCCTGGTCAACCCGGCCTTCCTGCCGGGGCCGAGCGCCTTGCCCAGCGCCTTCCTGCGCGAGGTCAAGTCCGGCGCCTGGCTCTCGGCGATCATGGGCTCGCTGGGCCATTACTTCATCGGCCTCTTCACCGGCGCCGGCCTCGGCATCGCGCTCGGTGTCTTCACCGGCATGTCCCGGATCGCCGAGGAGACGACCGCCTGGGTGGTCCGTTTGCTGCGGCCGATCCCCGGCCTTGCCTGGGTGCCGTTCGCGATCATCTGGTTCGGCGTCAACCCGCAGGCTGCGGTGTTCATCATTGCAATCGGCGTGTTCTGGATCGTCTTCTTCGCCGCCCAGGGCGCGATCCGCGGCGTCGACCGCGACCTGATCGAAGTCGCCGACGCCTTCGGCTTCCGCTCGCCGCTGCAGCGCCTCAGCAAGATCCTGCTGCCGGCGGCGCTGCCCGGCATCCTGATCGGCGTGCGCACCGCGCTCGGCCAGGCCTGGATGGCGGTGGTCGCAGCCGAGATTTTTGGCGTCGCCGGCGTCGGCCAGCGCATGATGCAGGCCTCCAGCCTGCTCGCGACCGATCTCGTCGTGATCTACATGCTGACCATGGCGGCACTCTACGGCCTGCTCGACACGCTGTTCGTCGCCTTCCAGGGATGGGTGCTGCGTTGGAAAGCGTGA
- a CDS encoding ABC transporter ATP-binding protein — protein MGAALESVIDIKELSLTFTRDGEATEVLRKLNLSVAPGEFLAIVGPSGVGKSTLLRVIAGLARPSGGEVVVNARDNTRRPVALVFQDSRLLPWRSVIANVGLGLEGQKPRAERLAKAQQMLDLVGLGHLAQRWPHQLSGGQRQRVSLARALAVEPEILLMDEPFSALDALTRETLQDELIEVRRRTGKTVLFVTHDIDEAAYLADRVVVLSGAPGQIIAEHRITAAHPRRRGAEAEAQIVRAVRVDLGADIVSDGAAI, from the coding sequence ATGGGTGCTGCGTTGGAAAGCGTGATCGACATCAAGGAGCTGTCGCTCACCTTCACCCGCGACGGCGAAGCGACCGAGGTCCTGCGCAAGCTCAACCTCTCGGTGGCACCGGGCGAATTCCTCGCCATCGTCGGCCCCTCCGGCGTCGGCAAGTCGACGCTGCTGCGCGTCATCGCCGGCCTTGCCCGTCCGAGCGGCGGCGAGGTCGTGGTCAACGCCAGGGACAATACGAGGCGCCCGGTCGCGCTGGTCTTCCAGGATTCGCGATTGCTGCCCTGGCGCAGCGTGATCGCCAATGTCGGCCTCGGCCTCGAAGGTCAGAAGCCGCGGGCCGAGCGCCTCGCCAAGGCGCAGCAGATGCTCGATCTCGTCGGCCTCGGCCATCTCGCCCAGCGCTGGCCGCACCAGCTCTCCGGCGGCCAGCGCCAGCGCGTCTCGCTGGCGCGCGCGCTCGCGGTCGAGCCCGAGATCCTGCTGATGGACGAGCCTTTCTCGGCGCTCGACGCGCTGACGCGCGAGACCTTGCAGGACGAACTGATCGAGGTTCGCCGGCGCACCGGCAAAACCGTGCTGTTCGTCACCCACGACATCGACGAAGCCGCCTATCTCGCCGACCGGGTCGTGGTGCTCTCGGGTGCTCCCGGCCAGATCATCGCCGAGCACAGGATCACGGCAGCTCATCCACGCCGGCGCGGTGCGGAAGCCGAGGCGCAGATCGTGCGGGCCGTGCGCGTCGATCTCGGCGCCGACATCGTCAGCGACGGCGCCGCGATCTGA
- a CDS encoding SRPBCC domain-containing protein yields MTDSNYTLSFTVPQSPDTVFAAIANVRGWWSQEISGSTEHVGDVFAYRYQDLHRCRIAVIEATPNRKIVWHVLDNYFSFTQDETEWKGTDIVFDIAGKGDLTEITFTHRGLVPTYECFEACSQGWRMYVEGSLRDLIMTGKGRPNIGEAMTESERTLAA; encoded by the coding sequence ATGACCGACAGCAACTACACCCTCAGCTTCACCGTCCCGCAGTCGCCGGACACCGTCTTCGCCGCCATCGCCAATGTGCGCGGCTGGTGGTCGCAGGAGATCAGCGGCAGCACCGAGCATGTCGGCGACGTCTTCGCCTACCGCTACCAGGACCTGCATCGCTGCAGGATCGCAGTCATCGAGGCGACCCCGAACCGGAAGATCGTCTGGCACGTGCTCGACAACTATTTCAGCTTCACGCAGGACGAGACCGAGTGGAAGGGCACGGACATCGTCTTCGACATCGCCGGCAAGGGCGATCTCACCGAGATCACCTTCACGCATCGCGGCCTGGTGCCGACCTATGAATGCTTCGAGGCCTGCTCGCAGGGCTGGCGCATGTATGTCGAAGGCAGCCTTCGCGACCTGATCATGACCGGCAAGGGCCGCCCGAACATCGGCGAGGCGATGACCGAGAGCGAGCGCACCCTCGCCGCCTGA